In Methylobacterium sp. WL1, the sequence GGTCACCGCCTCGGCCAAAGCCGCGGCGTCCGCCAAGCCGAGATTGAGGCCCTGGCCGGCGATCGGGTGGATGACGTGGGCGGAATCGCCGAGCAGCGCCAGCCGGTCGGCCCAGAACGCCCGGGCGATGCCGAAGGCCAGCGGGTGCCGGCTCGGGCCGTGCTCCAGGGCCAGCATTCCCAGATCCAGGGTGAACCGGCGCTCGATCTCGGCCAGCACCTCGTCGGGCTCGCCCGAGAGCAGCGCGTCGGCCTCGTCGGCCCGCTCGGTCCAGACGATCGAGGAGCGGTGGCCCAGCGTGCCGCCGTCCCGCAGGGGCAGGATCGCGAAGGGGCCGGCGGGCAAAAAGTGCTCGAAGGCTCGGCCCTGGTGCGGCCGGGTATGCCCGATCGTGGCCACGATCCCGACCTGCGGATAGGACCAGCCGACCCAGCCGATCCGCGCAGCCTCCCGCAGGCGGGAACGCGCGCCGTCGGCGGCCACCAGCAGGTCGGCCCGGAGGCTCTCGCCCGTGGTCAGCTCCGTCCGGATCGCCACGCCCTCAGGCAGCGCCCGCACCACGCCCCCTGTGACGATCGCGACGCCCCCGTCCAGGCAGGCCTCGGACAGCGCGCGCGCCAGGGGCTCGGCCTCGACCATGTGGGCGAAAGGCTCGCCCACCGCCCGGTCGGCCTGGTCCTCCTCCTCCCGCCCGAAGGTCAGGAACACCGGCCGCACCGGGTCGGCCAATCGGCTGTCGGAGATCACCATCTCGGCGATCGGCTCGGCGGAGGCCGCGATTCGCTCCCACAGCCCGAGCTGCGTCAGCATCCGCCGCCCACCCGCTGCCAGCGCGTAGGCGCGGCCGCGGTGCCGTGCGGGGTCGGCGCCGTGCGGGTCGATCACGGTCACGGCCAGAGCCGGCCCGTGGGCCTGCTTGAGTGCGAAGGCCAGGGCGAGGCTGGCGAGGCCGCCTCCGGCGATCAGGAGGCTGCGGCTGCCGGGGCGGGGCGTCTGGGCCGTCATCGTCACGGATCTCCGATCTGGGGGCCGAGCGCGTGGATCGCTCCGCCCGAAAGGCCTATGTCGCGTTTGGACGATGAACGGAAACCCCGCGACTCATGACCGACGCCACCACCGACGCGATGACCGACGCGGTCGCCGAGCTCATCGCCATCCTCGACCTCGAACGTCTCGAGGTCGACCTGTTCCGCGGCCAGAACCCGAAGACCGGCTGGCGCCGGGTGTTTGGGGGCCAGGTGGTGGCGCAGGCTCTCGTGGCCGCCACCCGCACGGTGCCGGACGACCGGCCGGCCCATTCGCTCCACGCCTATTTTATGCTGCCGGGCGATCCCCGCGCGCCGATCGTCTACGAGGTCGAGCGCATCCGCGACGGGCGCAGCTTCACCACCCGGCGGGTCAAGGCGATCCAGCACGGGCGGGCGATCTTCGCCACCACGATCTCCTACCAGGTCTCCGAGGGCGGGTTCGAGCACCAGCCGACCATGCCGGACGTGGCCGGGCCGGACGGCCTCCTCGACGGCAAGGCGCTGGCGGCCGCCGGTGCCGCCGGCATGCCGGAGGCTGTCGCCGCCTATTTCGGCCGCGAGCGCCCGATCGAACTGCGCCCGGTCGATCTTGACCGCTACATTGCCCGACGCAAGGATGGGTCGCGCCCCGAGCCGGTCTTCAATGTCTGGTTGCGGGCGGCCTCGGCGCTGCCGGACGACCCGGCCCTGCACCGTGCGGTGCTGGCCTACGCCTCTGACATGACCTTGCTCGACGTGTCTCTTATCCCGCATGCCAGCTCGGTGTTCGACCCCGACATCCAGGCAGCCAGCCTCGACCACGCCTTGTGGTTCCACCGCCCAGTCCGGATCGACGACTGGCTGCTCTATGCTCAGGACAGCCCCGCCGCCGGCGGCGCGCGCGGCTTCGCCCGCGGCCAGATCTTCGACCGCGCCGGCAAACTCGTCGCGTCCGTTGCGCAGGAAGGTCTCATTCGACCCCACGGGGGATGAGGTCATGGCGCGGCACATCTTCGCGTCCGATCCGCGCGGCGGCGCCGGCCGGCTGAACTGCGCCGTCATCTCGGCGCGCCGAAGCCGAGCCTGGGATTCGGATCCGCGGCCGATTCCCCGACTTACGCCACCTGCGTGTCTGGGCTTCGGGCTTCGCTCTGCGGCGCCGGACTGAGCGACGGGCGCGCGAGGCGATAGGGTTCTAACAGGGCCCCATAAGTGATCGAATCGTCCCTCGCCCGAGGATTAAGACGCCTTCGCCAACGTGCGTTGCAGAATTGCACCGCTGCTATGTGCCCATTTATCAATCGTTTGCACGTGTTCTAGGCAGCCATCCGGCGCGGCCTGCCCACAGCTTCGCCTGATAGGTCTATTTGCTGGGCATAACCGCGCCCGCCTGAAAAGTTCCCTGCCAAGCTCGGGTGGCATAGTCCTTGAATAGCCCCGCTCAACCGCGGGCCAGCCCGGCTCGGCGGGCGGCTCGGTTCGAGCCGCTGCGTGGATCGGGCGACGGCATCGGTTCCCAGGGACTCGGTTAGGGGGCGCCGCCCATGAAGATCGTGATGGCCATCATCAAGCCGTTCAAGCTGGAGGAGGTGCGCGACGCGCTCACCGGAATCGGCGTCCACGGCCTGACGGTGACGGAAGTGAAGGGCTACGGCCGCCAGAAGGGCCACACCGAGATCTACCGCGGCGCGGAATACGCGGTGAGCTTCCTGCCCAAGCTCAAGATCGAGGTCGCGGTCGCCTCCGACCTGACCGCCAGCGTCATCGACGCCATCGCGGCGGCGGCCCGCACCGGCCAGATCGGCGACGGCAAGATCTTCGTGCTGCCCCTCGAGAAGGCGGTGCGCATCCGGACCGGCGAGACCGACGCCGACGCGCTCTGAGCCGGCCCGCCGACAGCCTCAACCTTTACGCAACGCGCAACGCATCGTGACCGGAGCCACCTGTCCATGAAAGTCCGTAACGCCTTGATGCTCGGCTTGGGAGGCGCGGCGCTCGCCGCCCTCCTGATCGAGCCATCCCTCGCGCAGACCCCGGTTCCGGAAGCCGCCTCCGCGGCGCCGGCCGCCGCGGCCGTGCCGCTGCCCAACAAGGGCGACACCGCCTGGATGATGATCTCCGCGGCCCTCGTGCTGCTGATGAGCGTGCCGGGCCTGGCGCTGTTCTACGGCGGCCTCGTGCGCACCAAGAACATGCTGTCGGTGCTGACCCAGGTGTTCGCGATCGTGTCGATCGTCGGCCTGCTGTGGGTGTTCTACGGCTACAGCCTCGCCTTCACCAACGGCGGCGGCATCAACGACTTCGTCGGCGGCCTGTCGAAGGCGTTCCTGAAGGGCATCGACGCCAACTCGACGGTGGCGACCTTCTCCA encodes:
- a CDS encoding FAD-dependent monooxygenase, whose protein sequence is MTAQTPRPGSRSLLIAGGGLASLALAFALKQAHGPALAVTVIDPHGADPARHRGRAYALAAGGRRMLTQLGLWERIAASAEPIAEMVISDSRLADPVRPVFLTFGREEEDQADRAVGEPFAHMVEAEPLARALSEACLDGGVAIVTGGVVRALPEGVAIRTELTTGESLRADLLVAADGARSRLREAARIGWVGWSYPQVGIVATIGHTRPHQGRAFEHFLPAGPFAILPLRDGGTLGHRSSIVWTERADEADALLSGEPDEVLAEIERRFTLDLGMLALEHGPSRHPLAFGIARAFWADRLALLGDSAHVIHPIAGQGLNLGLADAAALAEAVTGALRLGLDPGSPDVLQAYERARRFDSFAMAAATDGLNRLFSNDALPLRLARDLGLGIVDRLPGLKRFFIGEAAASRGTRPRLMRGEAL
- a CDS encoding P-II family nitrogen regulator gives rise to the protein MKIVMAIIKPFKLEEVRDALTGIGVHGLTVTEVKGYGRQKGHTEIYRGAEYAVSFLPKLKIEVAVASDLTASVIDAIAAAARTGQIGDGKIFVLPLEKAVRIRTGETDADAL
- the tesB gene encoding acyl-CoA thioesterase II, with protein sequence MTDATTDAMTDAVAELIAILDLERLEVDLFRGQNPKTGWRRVFGGQVVAQALVAATRTVPDDRPAHSLHAYFMLPGDPRAPIVYEVERIRDGRSFTTRRVKAIQHGRAIFATTISYQVSEGGFEHQPTMPDVAGPDGLLDGKALAAAGAAGMPEAVAAYFGRERPIELRPVDLDRYIARRKDGSRPEPVFNVWLRAASALPDDPALHRAVLAYASDMTLLDVSLIPHASSVFDPDIQAASLDHALWFHRPVRIDDWLLYAQDSPAAGGARGFARGQIFDRAGKLVASVAQEGLIRPHGG